From a region of the Myxococcaceae bacterium JPH2 genome:
- a CDS encoding L-serine ammonia-lyase, which translates to MAVSVFDLFKIGIGPSSSHTVGPMRAARQFVTRLQDAGKLTRVERLKVELFGSLGATGKGHGSDKAVLLGLLGDTPEGVDVEAIPELVTRWRAEGRIRLLRQHEVPFRDGEHLVMHRRRVLPYHPNGMRFTACAGDGTEVDTRAYYSVGGGFVVDEAAAEGQSPLRADETPLPFPFKSAATLLEHCERERASISTLMLRNERVWRSEEEIRAGLLRIWEVMQSCVRRGCTTSGILPGGLKVERRAAALYQRLLSRPEAGLTNPLTVLDWVNLYALAVNEENAAGGRVVTAPTNGAAGIIPSVLHYYWRFVPGANDDGVVRFLLTAGAIGVLYKENASISGAEVGCQGEVGSACSMAAGALTEVMGGTPLQVENAAEIAMEHNLGLTCDPIGGLVQVPCIERNAMASVKAINATRMALSGDGRHFVSLDKVIKTMRDTGRDMKDKYKETARGGLAVNVLEVANLSVGLPEC; encoded by the coding sequence ATGGCCGTCAGCGTCTTCGACCTCTTCAAGATTGGTATTGGACCGTCCAGCTCTCACACCGTGGGGCCCATGCGCGCGGCGCGGCAGTTCGTCACGCGGCTGCAGGACGCGGGCAAGCTGACGCGGGTGGAGCGGCTGAAGGTCGAGCTGTTCGGTTCGCTGGGCGCCACGGGCAAGGGACACGGCAGCGACAAGGCGGTGCTGCTGGGCCTGCTGGGCGACACGCCCGAGGGCGTGGACGTGGAGGCGATTCCGGAGCTCGTCACGCGCTGGCGCGCCGAGGGCCGCATCCGCCTCTTGCGCCAGCACGAGGTGCCCTTCCGCGACGGTGAGCACCTGGTGATGCACCGCCGCAGGGTGCTGCCCTATCACCCCAACGGCATGCGCTTCACGGCCTGCGCCGGGGACGGCACCGAGGTGGACACGCGCGCCTACTACTCCGTCGGCGGAGGGTTCGTGGTGGACGAGGCCGCGGCGGAGGGCCAGTCCCCGCTGCGCGCGGACGAGACGCCCCTGCCATTCCCGTTCAAGTCCGCCGCCACGCTCCTGGAGCACTGCGAGCGCGAGCGCGCGTCCATCAGCACGCTGATGCTGCGCAACGAGCGGGTGTGGCGGAGCGAGGAGGAGATTCGCGCGGGACTCCTGCGCATCTGGGAGGTGATGCAATCCTGCGTGCGCCGAGGCTGCACCACGTCGGGAATCCTCCCGGGTGGCCTCAAGGTGGAGCGCCGCGCCGCCGCCCTGTATCAGCGGCTCTTGAGCCGCCCCGAGGCCGGGCTCACCAATCCCCTCACGGTGCTGGACTGGGTGAACCTGTACGCGCTCGCCGTCAACGAGGAGAACGCGGCGGGAGGGCGCGTCGTCACCGCGCCCACCAACGGCGCGGCGGGCATCATCCCCTCGGTGCTGCACTACTACTGGCGCTTCGTCCCCGGGGCCAACGACGACGGCGTCGTGCGCTTCCTCCTCACCGCGGGCGCCATCGGCGTGCTGTACAAGGAGAACGCCTCCATCAGCGGCGCCGAGGTGGGCTGCCAGGGCGAAGTGGGCAGCGCGTGCTCCATGGCCGCGGGCGCGCTCACCGAGGTGATGGGCGGCACGCCGCTCCAGGTGGAGAACGCGGCGGAGATCGCCATGGAGCACAACCTGGGCCTCACGTGCGACCCCATCGGCGGGCTCGTCCAGGTGCCCTGCATCGAGCGCAACGCCATGGCCTCCGTGAAGGCCATCAACGCCACGCGCATGGCCCTCTCCGGAGACGGCCGCCACTTCGTGAGCCTGGACAAGGTCATCAAGACGATGCGCGACACCGGCCGGGACATGAAGGACAAGTACAAGGAGACCGCGCGCGGCGGCCTCGCCGTCAACGTGCTCGAGGTGGCCAACCTCAGCGTGGGTCTCCCCGAGTGCTGA
- a CDS encoding metallophosphoesterase, producing MSAISRGSWAVLWLVPALAVAAPPAEEPYSFQGVERVVAVGDVHGDVESLREVLKLAGVIDEAGHWVGGKTHLVQTGDIPDRSEHTRDAYELLMRLEVEARRAGGRVHALLGNHEVMNMRGDLRYVTPGERATFADQSSAPEEPLDPPGTAGHRAAYAPDGRYGKWLRSHAAVVRINDTLFMHGGLAPGVPEKTLAGLNRWVLQDVTPGAPPGGGVAREGPLWFRGYAQDEESKWDAGLTQVLATFGARRMVLGHTTTEDGRIHVRFGGRVFIIDTGLSTGYGHHLAALELKGDRVTALYPEGRVPLLPVPPAVPAAKQPAPAPAKKAVP from the coding sequence ATGAGCGCGATCTCGCGAGGGAGCTGGGCCGTGCTGTGGCTCGTGCCCGCGCTGGCCGTGGCGGCGCCCCCGGCGGAGGAGCCGTACTCCTTCCAGGGTGTGGAGCGCGTCGTCGCGGTGGGCGATGTCCACGGCGACGTGGAGTCGCTGCGCGAGGTGCTGAAGCTGGCGGGTGTCATCGACGAGGCGGGGCACTGGGTGGGCGGCAAGACGCACCTGGTGCAGACGGGAGACATCCCGGACCGGAGCGAGCACACCCGGGATGCCTATGAGCTGCTCATGCGCCTGGAGGTCGAGGCTCGGCGCGCGGGCGGGCGCGTGCACGCGCTCCTGGGCAACCACGAGGTGATGAACATGCGCGGGGACCTGCGCTACGTGACGCCGGGAGAGCGCGCCACGTTCGCGGATCAATCCTCCGCTCCGGAAGAGCCGTTGGATCCGCCCGGCACGGCGGGGCACCGCGCGGCATACGCGCCGGACGGTCGCTACGGCAAGTGGCTGCGCTCGCACGCCGCCGTGGTGCGCATCAACGACACGCTCTTCATGCACGGAGGGCTCGCGCCTGGCGTCCCCGAGAAGACGCTCGCGGGGCTCAATCGCTGGGTGCTCCAGGACGTGACGCCCGGCGCTCCTCCCGGTGGCGGCGTGGCGCGCGAGGGGCCGCTGTGGTTCCGAGGCTACGCGCAGGACGAGGAGTCCAAGTGGGACGCGGGCCTCACGCAGGTGCTGGCCACCTTCGGGGCGCGGCGCATGGTGCTGGGCCACACCACGACGGAGGACGGGCGCATCCACGTGCGCTTCGGGGGGCGCGTGTTCATCATCGACACGGGATTGAGCACGGGCTACGGGCACCACCTGGCCGCGCTGGAGCTGAAGGGTGACCGCGTCACCGCGCTCTATCCGGAGGGGCGCGTGCCGTTGTTGCCCGTGCCGCCGGCGGTCCCCGCGGCGAAGCAGCCGGCCCCGGCGCCCGCGAAGAAAGCGGTGCCCTGA
- a CDS encoding heavy metal translocating P-type ATPase: MSEQKKSPSRFGQLQIQGVKSATPSLKVAHTHGPDCQHEHDGHDHEGHAHGASCSHGHDPKHVHGHEGHAHGASCDHGHDHDHDHGHSARRIHPPGHRDAEGGGIALQLDLEGTLPGETDDQGRFEKLEAALEAHRGIIDAHLRRDAGHAEICIHYDPTLVNATQLLALAQSTGTKVAERYKQHTWFVRGMGSADAATVIEHAVGKLPGVLTANVAYASERLVLEYDSQVLALKDVEARAKSLGYGLEVPAAGHACSHHAHGGGLAPKLELPLVVASGVLLVAGWVLERFTPAPPLASILVWALSMASGGFFAIRGSVQSILQRRVDIETMMVVAALGAAVLGAWFEGAFLLFLFSAGHALEHRAMDRARRSIEALGELRPEVARVRRGNDVVEVPVAEVQRGERVVVRPGDRVPLDGIIREGKSSLDQAAITGESIPVARKPGDEVFSGTINCEAALEVEVTRVSSESVLARVVDMVAQAEAQKGRRQRFAQRLERTFAPLVMGAAVVFPVVLVLLGTPLKEAILRAVGLLVAASPCALAISTPSAVLSAVAAAARGGVLVKGGIHLELLAGVRAIAFDKTGTLTVGRPRLLTTSPTPDVTAEELLSTAAAVESLSAHPLARAVVDAAQAAKLSPPAGRDLEAIHGQGIRAKVGEDAVEVGSLALFGADAVPEALSREVNRLEEQGQTTMVVRRAGRFLGVLGVADTVRPGARQAVLALKQHGVARTVMLSGDNARVASSIAAQVGIDEARAPLMPADKVTAVKELGQEGPVAMVGDGVNDAPALAAAAVGVAMGGAGSDAALETADVVLMSDDLSRLPFALELSRRATAVMRQNLVIALGVSGVLVLATVLGLTRISQAVVLHEGSTLLVVFNGLRLLALRPSTGTPEPVAAPHAAPITG, translated from the coding sequence ATGTCGGAGCAGAAGAAGAGTCCCTCCCGCTTCGGGCAACTCCAGATCCAGGGGGTCAAGAGCGCCACGCCCTCCCTCAAGGTCGCGCACACGCACGGCCCGGACTGCCAGCACGAGCACGACGGGCACGACCACGAGGGCCACGCGCACGGCGCTTCCTGCTCCCACGGGCACGACCCCAAACATGTGCATGGCCACGAAGGCCACGCGCATGGCGCTTCCTGCGACCATGGGCATGACCACGACCATGACCATGGGCACTCGGCCCGGCGGATCCACCCGCCTGGGCACCGCGACGCGGAGGGCGGCGGCATCGCGCTCCAGCTCGACCTGGAAGGCACGCTCCCGGGCGAGACGGATGACCAGGGCCGCTTCGAGAAGCTGGAGGCCGCGCTGGAGGCCCACCGGGGCATCATCGACGCGCACCTGCGCCGGGATGCGGGCCACGCGGAGATCTGCATCCACTATGACCCCACGCTCGTGAACGCCACGCAGCTGCTCGCGCTCGCGCAGAGCACGGGCACGAAGGTGGCCGAGCGCTACAAGCAGCACACGTGGTTCGTGCGCGGCATGGGCTCGGCCGACGCGGCGACCGTCATCGAGCACGCGGTGGGCAAGCTCCCGGGCGTCCTCACCGCGAACGTCGCCTATGCGAGCGAGCGCCTGGTCCTGGAGTACGACAGCCAGGTCCTCGCGCTGAAGGACGTGGAGGCTCGCGCGAAGTCGCTCGGGTATGGGCTGGAGGTCCCCGCGGCGGGGCATGCCTGTTCGCACCACGCGCACGGCGGCGGCCTCGCGCCCAAGCTGGAGCTGCCGCTGGTGGTGGCCTCGGGCGTGTTGCTTGTCGCGGGTTGGGTGCTGGAGCGCTTCACGCCCGCGCCGCCCCTGGCGTCCATCCTCGTGTGGGCGCTCTCCATGGCGAGCGGCGGCTTCTTCGCCATCCGCGGCTCGGTGCAGTCCATCCTGCAGCGCCGCGTCGACATCGAGACGATGATGGTGGTGGCGGCGCTCGGCGCGGCGGTGCTGGGAGCGTGGTTCGAGGGCGCGTTCCTGCTGTTCCTCTTCAGCGCGGGGCACGCGCTGGAGCACCGGGCCATGGATCGCGCGCGGCGCTCCATCGAAGCGCTGGGCGAGCTGCGTCCCGAGGTCGCCCGCGTGCGGCGCGGCAACGACGTGGTCGAAGTGCCGGTGGCGGAGGTGCAGCGCGGCGAGCGCGTGGTGGTGCGCCCCGGAGACCGCGTCCCGCTCGACGGCATCATCCGCGAGGGCAAGAGCTCGCTGGACCAGGCGGCCATCACCGGAGAGTCCATCCCCGTGGCCCGCAAGCCGGGAGACGAGGTGTTCTCCGGGACCATCAACTGCGAGGCGGCGCTGGAGGTGGAGGTGACGCGCGTCTCCTCCGAGTCCGTGCTCGCGCGCGTGGTGGACATGGTGGCGCAGGCCGAGGCTCAGAAGGGACGGCGGCAGCGCTTCGCCCAGCGATTGGAGCGCACCTTCGCGCCCCTGGTGATGGGCGCCGCGGTGGTGTTCCCCGTGGTGCTGGTGTTGCTCGGCACGCCGCTGAAGGAGGCCATCCTGCGCGCGGTGGGACTGCTCGTCGCCGCGTCTCCGTGCGCGCTCGCCATCTCCACGCCGTCCGCCGTGCTCTCCGCGGTCGCCGCGGCGGCGCGAGGCGGAGTGCTGGTGAAGGGCGGCATCCACCTGGAGCTGCTCGCGGGCGTGCGCGCCATCGCGTTCGACAAGACGGGCACGCTCACCGTGGGCCGGCCTCGACTGCTCACCACGTCCCCGACGCCGGACGTGACGGCCGAGGAGCTCTTGAGCACGGCCGCCGCGGTGGAGTCGCTCTCCGCGCACCCGCTGGCGCGCGCCGTGGTGGACGCGGCCCAGGCCGCGAAGCTCTCGCCTCCCGCGGGCCGCGACTTGGAGGCCATCCACGGCCAGGGCATCCGCGCGAAGGTGGGCGAGGACGCGGTGGAGGTGGGCAGCCTCGCGCTCTTCGGGGCGGACGCGGTCCCCGAGGCGCTCTCGCGTGAGGTGAACCGCCTGGAGGAGCAGGGCCAGACGACCATGGTCGTGCGTCGCGCGGGCCGGTTCCTCGGCGTGCTCGGCGTGGCGGACACGGTGCGTCCCGGCGCGCGGCAGGCCGTGCTCGCGCTCAAGCAGCACGGCGTCGCTCGCACGGTGATGCTGTCCGGAGACAACGCCCGCGTGGCCAGCTCCATCGCCGCGCAGGTGGGCATCGACGAGGCGCGCGCGCCCCTCATGCCCGCGGACAAGGTCACCGCCGTGAAGGAGCTGGGCCAGGAAGGTCCCGTGGCCATGGTGGGCGATGGCGTCAACGACGCGCCCGCGCTCGCCGCGGCGGCCGTGGGCGTGGCCATGGGAGGAGCAGGCTCGGACGCGGCCCTGGAGACCGCTGACGTGGTGCTGATGAGCGATGACCTCTCGCGCCTGCCCTTCGCGCTGGAGCTGTCGCGCCGGGCCACCGCGGTGATGCGCCAGAACCTCGTCATCGCGCTCGGCGTGAGCGGCGTGCTCGTGCTCGCCACGGTGCTCGGCCTCACGCGCATCAGCCAGGCCGTGGTGCTCCACGAGGGCAGCACGCTCCTCGTCGTGTTCAACGGCCTGCGACTGCTCGCGCTGCGTCCGAGCACAGGCACGCCCGAGCCCGTCGCCGCGCCGCACGCCGCGCCGATTACGGGCTAG
- a CDS encoding sodium:alanine symporter family protein produces MALLPEPVRVAIDVASNAVWGPWTLALLLGTGVFLTVRLRFVQVVRFREALRAMRPAEARGAGALSPFQAFMTALGASIGTGNIAGVATAIVSGGPGALFWIWVYGFFATAIKFTEAVLGIRYRVTEGGRMSAGPMHYLKDGLGAPRLAWVYALVAGVAALTTTPFTQPNSMAVVLQSQFAIPPWVSGAVIAVLTWLVVIGGVKSIGRAAAKLAPLKVGLYLVGGLVVILAHAARLPDVLALVVQEAFSMRAAGGGAAGVGMMVALRYGIARGIYANEAGYGTAAVAYGSARTEEPVRQGLQAVMEVFIVSCVTSTLSALVILVSGAWTSGLTSTAAVARGFETVIPTVGGWVVAFCAFLFGYTTLIGWAYYGEQFLSYALGPRVTKPYRWLYCGLIVMGAMGKVETIWAWGDLMNGLQVFPNLVGLVGLSGVAASMLRRPDVSAEPVRAAPPV; encoded by the coding sequence ATGGCGCTCCTGCCCGAGCCAGTGCGAGTCGCCATCGACGTGGCGAGCAACGCGGTGTGGGGACCCTGGACGCTCGCGCTGCTGTTGGGCACGGGCGTCTTCCTCACCGTTCGGCTGCGCTTCGTGCAGGTGGTGCGCTTTCGAGAGGCCCTGCGCGCGATGCGTCCCGCGGAGGCGCGCGGCGCGGGCGCGCTGAGTCCCTTCCAGGCGTTCATGACGGCGCTGGGGGCCTCTATCGGCACGGGCAACATCGCGGGCGTGGCCACGGCCATCGTCAGCGGTGGGCCGGGCGCGCTGTTCTGGATCTGGGTCTACGGGTTCTTCGCCACGGCCATCAAGTTCACCGAGGCCGTGCTGGGCATCCGCTACCGCGTGACGGAGGGCGGTCGGATGTCCGCGGGGCCCATGCACTATTTGAAGGACGGGCTCGGCGCGCCTCGGCTCGCCTGGGTGTACGCGCTGGTGGCCGGCGTGGCCGCGCTCACCACGACGCCGTTCACCCAGCCCAACTCCATGGCCGTGGTGCTGCAAAGCCAGTTCGCCATCCCTCCGTGGGTTTCGGGCGCGGTCATCGCGGTGCTCACGTGGCTGGTGGTGATTGGCGGCGTGAAGAGCATCGGCCGCGCGGCGGCGAAGTTGGCTCCGCTGAAGGTGGGGCTGTATCTGGTGGGCGGGCTCGTCGTCATCCTCGCGCATGCGGCGCGGCTCCCCGACGTGCTCGCGCTCGTCGTGCAGGAGGCCTTCTCGATGCGCGCGGCCGGTGGCGGCGCGGCGGGGGTGGGGATGATGGTCGCGCTGCGCTACGGCATCGCGCGAGGCATCTACGCCAACGAGGCCGGGTATGGCACCGCCGCGGTGGCGTATGGCTCGGCCCGGACGGAGGAGCCGGTGCGGCAGGGGCTCCAGGCGGTGATGGAGGTGTTCATCGTCTCGTGCGTCACGTCCACGCTCAGCGCGCTCGTCATCCTGGTGAGCGGCGCGTGGACGTCAGGGCTGACGAGCACGGCCGCGGTGGCGCGAGGCTTCGAGACGGTCATCCCCACCGTAGGCGGCTGGGTCGTGGCCTTCTGCGCGTTCCTCTTCGGCTACACCACGCTCATCGGGTGGGCGTACTACGGCGAGCAGTTCCTGTCGTACGCGTTGGGCCCACGCGTCACGAAGCCCTATCGCTGGCTCTACTGCGGGCTCATCGTGATGGGCGCCATGGGCAAGGTGGAGACCATCTGGGCCTGGGGTGACCTGATGAATGGCTTGCAGGTGTTCCCGAACCTGGTGGGACTGGTGGGCTTGAGCGGTGTGGCGGCTTCGATGCTGCGCCGGCCCGATGTCTCCGCCGAGCCCGTGCGCGCCGCGCCTCCCGTGTAG
- a CDS encoding sigma-54-dependent Fis family transcriptional regulator: MQQKIAVDLSTTAVPSQGQNPPAQRIVPALTLVSHPHPQRIGERLLFQAFAEVGRPVSLSRNAPDFSRPDGLMALPLGDPFLSRKPVQFEPGPRGGLRMLVPEDGTQVQVAGEAVVGGREFSLEELRAGIPLVLAERIVLLLHLTSTGRAPVAGDLGMVGQGEAIQQVREDIRRVADLHVPVLIRGETGTGKELVARAIHEQGPRRAGPFISVNLGALSKELVAAELFGAQRGAYTGSTRERDGYFRAAQGGTLFLDEVGEAPPEVQVALLRVLETSEVYPVGGHAPVPIDVRLVTATDANLEARSEEGLFRAPLLHRLAGFEIRVPPLRERREDIGPLFLHFARQELETTGEVARLSSTAARAEPWLPAALALRLARFAWPGNIRQLRNVARQLVIGSRGLPGFRVDARLEQELDGAASPVPGRALTDAAPDTPGPIEEKPARRKPSDVGEQELLEALRSCSWDLKAAADWLGIPRSSVYVLIDKSSLLRTARDVSPEEITRCFHECQGDLDKMVQRLEVSRRALQRRVRELGLGEP; this comes from the coding sequence ATGCAGCAGAAGATTGCCGTCGACCTGTCGACGACCGCCGTGCCCAGCCAGGGGCAGAATCCTCCGGCGCAGCGCATCGTGCCGGCGTTGACGCTCGTCTCCCATCCCCATCCGCAGCGCATCGGAGAGCGGCTCCTGTTCCAGGCGTTCGCCGAGGTGGGCCGCCCCGTCAGCCTGTCTCGCAACGCGCCGGACTTCTCTCGCCCGGATGGCTTGATGGCCCTGCCGCTGGGAGACCCGTTCCTCAGCCGCAAGCCCGTGCAGTTCGAGCCCGGTCCTCGCGGCGGCCTGCGGATGCTCGTGCCCGAGGACGGCACGCAGGTGCAGGTGGCCGGAGAGGCCGTCGTCGGCGGTCGCGAGTTCTCGCTCGAGGAACTCCGAGCGGGAATCCCCCTGGTGCTCGCCGAGCGCATCGTGCTGCTGCTGCACCTGACCTCCACGGGCCGCGCGCCCGTCGCCGGGGACCTGGGCATGGTGGGCCAGGGCGAGGCCATCCAGCAGGTGCGCGAGGACATTCGCCGCGTGGCGGATCTCCACGTGCCCGTGCTCATTCGCGGTGAGACGGGCACCGGCAAGGAGCTGGTCGCACGCGCCATTCATGAGCAGGGCCCACGCCGCGCGGGCCCCTTCATCAGCGTCAACCTGGGCGCGCTGTCCAAGGAGCTGGTCGCCGCCGAGCTGTTCGGCGCGCAGCGCGGCGCGTACACCGGCTCCACGCGAGAGCGCGACGGCTACTTCCGCGCGGCGCAGGGAGGCACCCTCTTCCTCGACGAGGTGGGCGAGGCCCCGCCCGAGGTGCAGGTGGCGCTCTTGCGCGTGCTGGAGACGAGCGAGGTGTATCCGGTGGGCGGCCACGCGCCGGTGCCCATCGACGTGCGGCTCGTCACCGCCACGGACGCGAACCTGGAGGCGCGCAGCGAGGAGGGCCTCTTCCGCGCCCCGCTGCTGCACCGGCTGGCGGGCTTCGAGATTCGCGTGCCGCCGTTGCGCGAGCGCCGCGAGGACATCGGGCCGTTGTTCCTTCACTTCGCCCGACAGGAGCTGGAGACCACGGGCGAGGTCGCGCGCCTGTCCTCCACCGCCGCGAGAGCCGAGCCCTGGCTGCCCGCGGCGCTGGCCCTGCGACTGGCGCGCTTCGCGTGGCCCGGCAACATCCGCCAGCTTCGCAACGTGGCCCGCCAGCTCGTCATTGGCAGTCGCGGCCTGCCGGGCTTCCGCGTCGATGCGCGCCTGGAGCAGGAGCTGGATGGCGCAGCGAGCCCCGTGCCCGGCCGAGCCCTGACCGACGCCGCTCCCGACACGCCCGGCCCCATCGAGGAGAAGCCCGCCCGTCGCAAGCCCTCGGACGTGGGCGAGCAGGAGCTCCTGGAGGCCCTGCGCTCGTGCTCGTGGGACCTCAAGGCCGCCGCGGATTGGCTGGGCATTCCCCGCTCCTCGGTCTACGTCCTCATCGACAAGAGTTCGCTGTTGCGCACCGCTCGCGACGTGAGCCCGGAGGAGATCACCCGCTGCTTCCACGAGTGCCAGGGGGACCTGGACAAGATGGTGCAACGGCTGGAGGTCTCCCGCCGCGCCCTCCAGCGCCGCGTGCGTGAGCTGGGATTGGGCGAGCCCTGA